One Leclercia pneumoniae genomic region harbors:
- the ynfE gene encoding selenate/tellurate reductase subunit YnfE — MSDHQHWGAISRRSLVKSTAIGSLALAAGGISLPFGLRSAAAAVQQATQPAEDKVVWGACSVNCGSRCALRLHVRDDEVWRVETDNTGEDIYGNHQVRACLRGRSIRRRMNHPDRLNYPMKRVGKRGEGEFERISWDEALNLLTDSLKKVVSQYGNEAVYINYSSGIVGGNVTRSSPYASLVARLMNCYGGFLSHYGTYSTAQIACAMPYTYGSNEGNSTSDIENSQLVVMFGNNPAETRMSGGGITYYLEQARERSNARMIVIDPRYTDTAAGREDEWIPIRPGTDAALVSALAWVLITENRVDQAFLDTYCVGYDEKTLPEGAPANGHYKAWILGDGEDGLAKTPEWAAKITGIPAERIVKLAREIGSAKPAYISQGWGPQRHANGELSARAIAMLPILTGNVGIHGGNSGARESTYTITIERMPVLENPVKTQISCFSWTDAIARGPEMTATRDGVRGKEKLDVPIKFIWNYAGNCITNQHSDINKTHAILQDESQCEMIVVIDNFMTSSAKYADLLLPDLMTVEQEDIIPNDYAGNMGYLIFLQPATSPKFERKPIYWMMSEVAKRLGKDVYDKFTEGRTQSEWLQYLYAKMVARDPLLPAYDELKKMGIYKRRDPAGHFVAYKKFREDPLNNPLKTPSGKIEIYSSKLADIAHRWELAPDETISPLPIYAHTFEGWDDPARDRYPLQLFGFHFKGRTHSTYGNIDVLEAACRQEVWINPLDAASRGIKNGDLVRVFNGRGELRIAAKVTPRIMPGVSAMGQGAWHNADMNGDRVDHGACVNTLTTHRPSPLAKGNPQHTNLVQIEKA; from the coding sequence ATGTCCGATCATCAGCACTGGGGGGCGATCAGTCGCCGAAGCCTCGTCAAATCCACCGCTATCGGTTCCCTCGCTCTTGCAGCGGGCGGGATTTCCTTGCCTTTTGGGTTACGTAGCGCGGCTGCGGCAGTTCAGCAAGCCACGCAGCCTGCAGAAGATAAAGTCGTTTGGGGCGCCTGTTCTGTTAACTGTGGCAGCCGCTGCGCGCTGCGTCTGCACGTTCGCGATGACGAAGTGTGGCGGGTCGAAACCGATAACACCGGCGAAGATATCTACGGCAATCACCAGGTTCGCGCCTGCCTGCGCGGCCGCTCTATCCGCCGGCGTATGAATCACCCGGATCGCCTTAACTATCCGATGAAACGAGTGGGCAAACGCGGCGAAGGAGAATTTGAACGTATCAGCTGGGATGAAGCCCTGAACCTGCTGACCGACAGCCTGAAAAAGGTGGTAAGCCAGTACGGTAACGAAGCGGTCTACATCAACTACTCCTCTGGCATCGTTGGCGGCAACGTGACCCGTTCGTCCCCGTATGCCTCACTGGTGGCACGCCTGATGAACTGTTACGGCGGCTTCCTCAGCCATTATGGTACTTACAGTACCGCACAGATAGCCTGTGCCATGCCCTACACCTACGGCAGCAACGAGGGTAACAGCACCTCCGACATCGAGAACAGCCAGCTGGTCGTCATGTTTGGCAACAACCCGGCGGAGACGCGCATGAGCGGCGGGGGTATTACCTACTACCTCGAACAGGCGCGGGAGCGCTCAAACGCCCGAATGATCGTCATCGATCCGCGCTATACCGACACCGCGGCCGGGCGTGAAGATGAATGGATACCCATCCGTCCCGGCACCGACGCCGCACTGGTGAGCGCCCTGGCCTGGGTACTGATTACCGAAAATCGGGTTGATCAAGCCTTTCTTGATACCTATTGCGTGGGATACGACGAAAAAACCCTGCCAGAAGGTGCCCCGGCCAACGGGCACTACAAAGCCTGGATTCTGGGAGACGGCGAGGACGGTCTCGCCAAAACACCTGAATGGGCGGCGAAAATTACCGGTATTCCTGCCGAACGTATTGTGAAGCTGGCGCGTGAAATCGGCAGCGCTAAACCGGCCTATATCAGCCAGGGGTGGGGGCCACAGCGTCATGCCAACGGCGAGCTGAGTGCGCGCGCCATCGCAATGCTGCCAATCCTTACCGGCAACGTCGGCATACATGGTGGCAACAGTGGCGCGCGGGAATCTACCTATACCATCACCATCGAGCGCATGCCGGTGCTGGAAAATCCGGTCAAAACGCAAATCTCCTGCTTTAGCTGGACGGATGCCATCGCCCGCGGACCGGAAATGACCGCTACCCGCGATGGCGTACGCGGTAAAGAGAAGCTGGATGTCCCCATCAAATTTATCTGGAACTATGCCGGTAACTGCATCACTAACCAGCACTCGGATATCAACAAAACCCACGCCATTCTGCAGGACGAGAGTCAATGCGAGATGATTGTGGTGATCGACAACTTTATGACCTCCTCGGCGAAGTACGCCGACCTGCTGCTGCCCGATTTAATGACCGTAGAGCAGGAAGATATCATCCCTAACGACTACGCCGGGAATATGGGTTATCTCATCTTCCTGCAGCCGGCGACCTCGCCCAAATTTGAGCGCAAACCTATCTACTGGATGATGAGTGAGGTGGCTAAACGTCTCGGCAAGGATGTCTACGATAAATTTACAGAGGGGCGCACGCAGTCAGAATGGCTGCAATACCTTTATGCGAAGATGGTGGCCCGGGATCCGCTACTACCCGCTTATGATGAGCTGAAGAAAATGGGCATCTATAAGCGACGCGATCCTGCCGGGCACTTTGTGGCGTACAAGAAATTCCGCGAAGACCCTCTTAACAACCCGCTGAAAACGCCCTCCGGCAAAATTGAAATCTACTCCAGCAAGCTTGCAGATATCGCCCATCGCTGGGAGCTTGCGCCAGACGAGACCATCAGCCCCCTACCTATCTATGCTCACACCTTTGAAGGCTGGGATGATCCGGCGCGCGACCGCTATCCGCTTCAGCTTTTTGGTTTCCACTTCAAGGGACGCACCCACTCAACCTACGGCAACATCGACGTGCTGGAGGCCGCCTGTCGCCAGGAGGTGTGGATCAATCCGCTCGATGCCGCATCGCGTGGGATTAAAAACGGCGATCTGGTCCGGGTGTTTAACGGACGCGGCGAACTGCGTATTGCCGCAAAAGTCACGCCGCGCATCATGCCCGGCGTCAGCGCGATGGGCCAGGGTGCCTGGCATAACGCCGACATGAATGGCGATCGCGTCGATCACGGTGCCTGCGTTAACACCCTCACCACGCACCGCCCCTCACCGCTGGCGAAGGGGAACCCTCAGCACACCAACCTGGTGCAAATTGAGAAGGCATAA
- a CDS encoding YnfA family protein translates to MIKTTLLFFATAVCEILGCFLPWLWLKRGGSVFLLLPAAVALALFVWLLTLHPAASGRVYAAYGGVYVCTALLWLRVVDGVKLSSYDWAGAAIALCGMLIIVAGWGRP, encoded by the coding sequence ATGATTAAAACAACTTTACTCTTTTTCGCCACTGCAGTTTGTGAAATTTTGGGCTGTTTCCTGCCCTGGCTCTGGCTGAAGCGGGGTGGTTCGGTGTTTCTGTTGCTGCCTGCGGCGGTAGCGCTGGCGCTGTTTGTCTGGTTATTGACTCTGCATCCGGCGGCCAGCGGCAGGGTCTATGCCGCCTACGGTGGTGTCTATGTCTGTACGGCTCTCCTCTGGTTACGGGTCGTGGATGGGGTGAAATTGAGCTCGTATGACTGGGCAGGCGCGGCGATAGCGCTCTGCGGCATGCTGATTATCGTGGCAGGATGGGGGCGCCCCTGA
- a CDS encoding YnfC family lipoprotein translates to MKKIAASLALTTLLAGCDNASAPLSFTPEMASFSNEFDFDPLRGPVKEFSQTLMNEKGEVAKRVSGSLSTEGCFDTLEIHDIESNSGVALVLNANYYLDAQTMQKKLRLQGKCQLAEMVASGTSWETNDAGFIVSAHGKETDVSYRYDVDGYPLGKTSVSGEQRLSVASKPSADLRKRLDYTAVSMLNDKTLGNVKQSCDYDRHDNPVTCELLIVDQSVKPAQEHKYTIKNTIDYY, encoded by the coding sequence GTGAAGAAAATTGCAGCCAGTTTAGCCCTGACGACACTGTTGGCGGGATGTGATAACGCCTCAGCACCGCTTTCGTTTACGCCTGAAATGGCAAGCTTTTCTAATGAATTTGACTTTGATCCCCTGCGCGGACCGGTAAAAGAGTTCAGTCAGACTCTGATGAATGAGAAAGGGGAAGTGGCGAAACGGGTCAGCGGTTCGTTATCCACCGAAGGGTGTTTCGATACCCTGGAGATCCACGACATCGAATCGAATTCGGGGGTGGCGCTGGTACTTAATGCTAACTACTACCTCGACGCGCAGACGATGCAGAAAAAGTTGCGTTTACAGGGTAAATGTCAGCTGGCCGAGATGGTTGCTTCAGGCACTTCATGGGAAACCAATGACGCCGGATTTATTGTCAGCGCGCACGGGAAAGAGACCGATGTTAGCTATCGTTACGATGTGGATGGGTACCCGTTGGGCAAGACGAGCGTTTCAGGGGAGCAACGGCTGTCGGTGGCCTCCAAACCTTCTGCGGATCTTCGCAAGCGGCTGGATTATACCGCCGTCAGCATGCTGAACGACAAGACGCTGGGTAACGTTAAACAGAGTTGCGATTACGATCGCCATGACAACCCCGTGACCTGCGAGCTCCTGATTGTGGATCAGAGCGTAAAACCGGCGCAGGAACACAAATACACCATCAAAAACACAATTGATTACTATTGA
- a CDS encoding fatty acid desaturase family protein has product MNLFNPQKSIRFPADDPRLVRALQRESRALLAKNNDHRYADARTVGKALALLALCLLCYGVALIQQHLLPFFVWYLLMIVCAMLLAVNVMHDASHNAFLRGRRANRWLNRLITVPLGMDPDCWRVRHVRFHHSYTHIECYDPDTAENGLLRQSPWQRWRPIMQAQRYYWPLVAALTFPWYIWVMDWLDRGGLTPVTPHLEKRGFAGWWVFLCGKEAHIAFSLLLPCWVMADSFSAGTVAGVYLASQMTSSLFFVMLVIGTHWAKGHAQLPPENGKMSEGRLAHVFTTTFDWSIRPAWLGYWLGGLNLHLTHHLFPHWNHRHYHDLSQVIEAIARDEGLDYQRLSLRDLLKLQQQFLTRMGEKPEA; this is encoded by the coding sequence GTGAACCTGTTTAATCCGCAAAAATCGATTCGTTTTCCTGCAGACGATCCACGCCTGGTCAGGGCGTTACAGCGTGAGTCACGGGCGTTATTGGCAAAAAATAATGATCACCGCTACGCCGATGCGCGCACTGTCGGTAAAGCGCTAGCTCTGCTGGCGCTGTGTCTGCTCTGTTATGGCGTGGCGCTAATCCAGCAGCACCTGTTGCCCTTTTTTGTCTGGTATCTGCTGATGATAGTCTGCGCAATGTTACTGGCGGTGAATGTTATGCATGACGCCTCCCACAATGCCTTTCTGCGCGGCAGGAGGGCGAACCGGTGGCTAAACCGGCTCATCACGGTACCGCTGGGCATGGATCCGGACTGCTGGCGGGTGCGTCACGTACGTTTTCACCACAGTTATACCCATATCGAATGCTACGATCCTGATACCGCCGAAAACGGTCTGCTGCGCCAGAGCCCCTGGCAGCGCTGGCGGCCCATAATGCAGGCGCAGCGCTACTACTGGCCGCTGGTGGCCGCATTGACCTTTCCCTGGTATATCTGGGTGATGGACTGGCTCGACAGAGGCGGGCTGACGCCGGTCACTCCCCACCTCGAGAAGCGTGGATTCGCCGGCTGGTGGGTTTTTCTCTGCGGTAAGGAGGCACACATCGCGTTCTCGCTGCTGTTACCTTGCTGGGTGATGGCAGACAGTTTTAGCGCCGGAACAGTAGCGGGTGTCTATCTGGCGAGCCAGATGACCTCGTCGCTCTTCTTCGTGATGCTGGTCATCGGTACCCACTGGGCGAAAGGCCATGCGCAGTTACCTCCTGAAAACGGCAAGATGAGTGAGGGCAGGCTGGCCCATGTCTTCACTACCACCTTTGACTGGTCTATCCGTCCGGCATGGCTGGGCTACTGGCTGGGCGGGCTGAATCTTCATCTGACCCATCATCTCTTTCCGCACTGGAATCATCGTCATTATCACGATTTAAGTCAGGTGATTGAGGCCATAGCGCGTGATGAAGGGCTGGATTACCAGCGCCTGTCGCTGCGCGATCTGCTGAAGCTCCAGCAGCAATTTTTAACACGGATGGGTGAAAAGCCAGAGGCGTAA
- a CDS encoding DUF1283 family protein, with protein sequence MNTMSTRLGLVALLAAMFIAPVSANTSKLIIESGDSAQSRQNAAMDKEQWNDTRSLRHKVNTRAEKEWDKEDVAFDARDKCQQSANVNAYWEPNTLRCLDRRTGRSLAP encoded by the coding sequence ATGAATACAATGAGTACACGTCTCGGATTGGTTGCCCTGCTGGCGGCGATGTTTATCGCTCCAGTCTCTGCCAATACCAGCAAGTTGATTATCGAATCCGGGGATAGCGCGCAAAGCCGTCAGAACGCTGCAATGGATAAAGAGCAGTGGAACGACACCCGCAGTCTGCGCCATAAAGTTAATACCCGCGCAGAGAAAGAGTGGGATAAAGAGGACGTGGCCTTTGATGCGCGCGATAAGTGCCAGCAAAGCGCGAACGTTAATGCCTACTGGGAACCCAATACCCTGCGCTGCCTTGACCGCCGCACCGGCCGCAGCCTGGCACCCTAA
- a CDS encoding DMSO/selenate family reductase complex B subunit produces the protein MTTQYGFYIDSSRCTGCKTCELACKDYKDLTPDVSFRRIYEYAGGDWQEDNGVWQQNVFAYYLSIACNHCEDPACTKVCPSGAMHKREDGFVVVNEEVCIGCRYCHMACPYGAPQYNAAKGHMTKCDGCYDRVAEGKKPVCVESCPLRALDFGPIDELRQKHGELAAVAPLPSAHFTKPSIVIKPNANSRPTGDTTGYLANPKEV, from the coding sequence ATGACCACCCAGTATGGATTTTATATTGACTCCAGCCGCTGCACCGGTTGCAAAACCTGCGAGCTGGCCTGTAAAGATTACAAAGATCTGACCCCGGACGTGAGCTTCCGTCGCATTTACGAATACGCAGGGGGCGACTGGCAGGAGGATAACGGCGTCTGGCAGCAGAACGTCTTTGCCTACTATCTGTCGATTGCCTGTAACCACTGCGAAGACCCGGCTTGCACCAAAGTCTGCCCGAGCGGCGCCATGCACAAGCGGGAAGACGGCTTTGTGGTGGTTAACGAAGAGGTCTGCATTGGCTGCCGCTATTGCCATATGGCCTGCCCGTACGGCGCGCCACAGTACAACGCCGCCAAAGGCCACATGACCAAATGCGATGGCTGTTACGATCGCGTGGCAGAGGGCAAAAAGCCGGTCTGCGTGGAGTCCTGCCCGCTGCGTGCACTGGACTTCGGCCCGATCGACGAGCTGCGGCAGAAACACGGCGAGCTGGCGGCCGTTGCGCCGCTGCCGTCGGCGCACTTTACGAAACCAAGTATTGTCATTAAACCCAATGCCAACAGCCGACCAACGGGTGATACCACCGGCTATCTGGCCAATCCGAAGGAGGTGTGA
- a CDS encoding dimethyl sulfoxide reductase anchor subunit family protein, translated as MGSGWHEWPLVIFTVFGQCAVGAILVMGFVLMRESEGPARERILRMMFFVWLVMGAGFIASVLHLGSPLRAFNSLNRIGASALSNEIASGSLFFAVGGLGWLLAMLKKLPDALYTAWLVITQIMGIGFVWAMTRVYQIDTVPTWHNGYTTLGFFLTVLLGGPIFAALLLQTAKVKVHSQAAALSVLALLATVAVVVLQSNMLATVHSSVQQASTLLPEYGSLQVWRIILLAAGLGCWLCPLLRRQSPKTWGLAAGFVLVVVGELIGRGLFYGLHMTTGMAIAG; from the coding sequence ATGGGAAGCGGATGGCATGAGTGGCCTCTGGTCATTTTTACGGTATTTGGGCAGTGTGCCGTGGGGGCAATACTGGTGATGGGTTTTGTCCTGATGCGGGAAAGCGAGGGTCCGGCACGGGAGCGGATCCTGCGCATGATGTTCTTCGTCTGGCTGGTGATGGGGGCAGGCTTTATTGCCTCGGTGCTGCATCTGGGCTCGCCGCTGCGGGCCTTTAACTCCCTGAACCGCATCGGGGCCTCTGCCCTCAGTAACGAAATCGCCAGTGGTTCGCTCTTCTTTGCCGTAGGCGGCCTCGGCTGGTTGCTGGCAATGTTGAAGAAACTGCCGGATGCGCTCTACACCGCCTGGCTGGTGATCACCCAAATTATGGGGATCGGTTTTGTCTGGGCAATGACCCGCGTCTATCAGATCGATACCGTCCCCACCTGGCATAATGGATATACCACCCTGGGCTTCTTCCTGACAGTGCTGTTGGGCGGCCCGATTTTTGCTGCGCTGTTATTGCAGACGGCAAAAGTGAAGGTCCATAGCCAGGCGGCGGCATTAAGCGTCCTGGCGCTGCTGGCTACTGTGGCAGTGGTGGTGCTGCAAAGCAACATGCTCGCCACTGTTCACAGCTCTGTGCAGCAGGCCAGTACCCTGCTACCGGAGTATGGTTCGCTGCAGGTGTGGCGTATCATACTGCTTGCTGCCGGGCTGGGATGCTGGCTTTGCCCACTGCTGCGACGCCAGTCGCCGAAAACCTGGGGGCTTGCTGCAGGGTTTGTTCTGGTCGTCGTGGGTGAGTTAATCGGCCGTGGCCTTTTTTATGGTCTGCATATGACAACCGGCATGGCTATCGCCGGATAA
- a CDS encoding DUF1161 domain-containing protein, with amino-acid sequence MKQLPLITALLLAGVAPAALAAPDSCERVKSDIQQRIINNGVPESGFTLNIVPNDQSDQPDTQVVGHCANDSYKILYTRTSSGNYPVSGAATQDNAPTEPQ; translated from the coding sequence ATGAAACAGTTACCTTTGATTACTGCACTGCTGCTGGCTGGCGTGGCTCCGGCTGCCCTGGCGGCACCCGATTCCTGCGAACGGGTTAAAAGCGATATACAGCAGCGAATTATCAATAATGGCGTACCCGAGTCGGGTTTTACCCTCAACATTGTGCCGAACGACCAAAGCGATCAACCCGATACTCAGGTTGTTGGTCACTGTGCAAATGACAGTTATAAAATTCTCTATACCCGCACCAGCAGCGGCAATTACCCGGTAAGCGGTGCCGCCACGCAAGACAATGCTCCCACCGAGCCCCAGTAA
- a CDS encoding F390 synthetase-related protein yields the protein MIPLRLLWRYYRTRHLRFTDREALEAWQTRRLERFKIRVLSRSPWFRRYLRLPLSQWPTMDKALMMEKFDEMNTAGLKRDALMACALQSEQSRDFRPTIGRYSVGLSSGTSGRRGLFVVSPHEQQVWAAGVLAKALPDGLFAGERVALFLRADNNLYQSVNNRWLSLEFYDLLAPFSAGLARLAQQSPTLIVAPAQVLRALALAVQAGELSLSVKKVISVAEVLDEQDKVLLKQTFGSVGEIYQATEGFLASTCAHGTLHLNEEFVHIEPQWLDDRRFIPLITDFTRTTQPIVRYRLDDVLVARTTPCPCGNAARAIERIEGRRDDQLQLPDRAGKPQVVFADACSRVLAQTLPLTADYRLEQNGAASLTLIADCDKAILEQCRSALSELFTRQGIVPESLDWTLISRPLPAHFAHKRRRIVRRQGEA from the coding sequence ATGATCCCGCTTCGGCTGTTATGGCGCTATTATCGCACCCGCCATCTGCGTTTTACCGACCGCGAGGCGCTGGAAGCGTGGCAGACCCGGCGCCTGGAAAGGTTTAAAATACGGGTGCTGTCCCGAAGCCCATGGTTTCGCCGTTATCTCAGGTTACCTCTCAGCCAGTGGCCCACCATGGATAAGGCGCTGATGATGGAAAAGTTCGATGAAATGAACACCGCCGGGCTGAAGCGCGACGCGCTGATGGCCTGTGCGCTGCAGAGCGAGCAGAGTCGGGATTTTCGTCCAACGATAGGGCGCTATAGCGTGGGGCTCTCGTCCGGGACCTCCGGGCGACGCGGGTTGTTTGTGGTCAGTCCGCATGAGCAGCAGGTCTGGGCCGCCGGGGTACTGGCGAAAGCGTTGCCGGATGGCCTGTTCGCCGGCGAGCGCGTGGCGCTTTTTTTGCGTGCGGATAACAACCTCTATCAGAGCGTCAATAACCGCTGGCTGAGCCTCGAGTTTTACGATCTACTGGCACCGTTTTCTGCCGGGCTTGCCCGTCTTGCACAACAATCTCCGACCCTGATCGTTGCCCCGGCGCAGGTGCTGCGCGCCCTGGCGCTGGCGGTACAGGCCGGCGAGCTGAGCTTATCGGTGAAAAAGGTCATCTCGGTAGCAGAGGTGCTGGACGAACAGGACAAAGTCTTGCTCAAGCAGACTTTTGGTTCAGTGGGGGAAATCTATCAGGCAACGGAAGGTTTTCTGGCGTCAACCTGTGCTCATGGCACGCTGCATCTCAATGAAGAGTTTGTGCATATTGAGCCCCAGTGGCTGGATGATCGCCGCTTTATTCCCCTTATTACCGATTTTACGCGCACCACTCAGCCCATTGTGCGCTATCGGCTTGACGATGTGCTGGTTGCGCGCACGACGCCATGCCCCTGCGGCAACGCCGCCCGCGCCATCGAGCGCATCGAAGGGCGCCGGGACGATCAACTGCAACTTCCCGATCGGGCAGGTAAGCCACAGGTGGTGTTTGCTGATGCCTGTAGCCGCGTGCTGGCCCAGACATTGCCTCTGACGGCGGACTACCGGCTGGAGCAGAACGGAGCGGCGAGCCTGACATTAATAGCGGATTGCGACAAGGCGATCCTTGAGCAGTGTCGCTCGGCTCTCAGCGAGCTCTTCACCCGCCAGGGGATCGTTCCAGAGTCGCTGGACTGGACCTTAATTTCCCGGCCGTTACCGGCGCACTTTGCCCATAAAAGACGGCGTATCGTCCGTCGCCAGGGGGAAGCATGA
- a CDS encoding phosphatase PAP2 family protein: protein MNAIKPRLWHMLLGWGAVGVAYALSDRLQGKGYHLTPMAIDSSIPFSPSAIWLYLSFFLLVPLGYLLVPRDRLRWLTCAMQLSALGAGVIYLLWPTTLHYPTYSPDGSASQLLTWLISVDSPQNCFPSLHAALTLLSVWAIAARRQGVLTVASLVWALAIGFSILQLRRHLFIDLLGGGMLAWGCGWLALRLERRRTLHRERINE, encoded by the coding sequence ATGAATGCGATAAAACCCCGTCTGTGGCACATGCTTCTCGGCTGGGGGGCGGTGGGGGTGGCCTACGCACTCAGCGATCGTCTGCAGGGGAAGGGATATCATCTGACACCGATGGCTATCGATTCCAGTATTCCTTTCTCGCCCTCGGCAATCTGGCTCTATTTGTCGTTTTTCCTGCTGGTGCCGCTTGGGTATTTGCTGGTTCCGCGCGATCGCTTGCGCTGGCTGACATGCGCCATGCAGCTGTCGGCACTGGGTGCAGGCGTGATTTACCTGCTCTGGCCGACCACGCTTCATTATCCCACTTATTCTCCCGACGGCAGCGCGTCGCAACTTCTGACCTGGCTTATTAGCGTCGATTCACCACAAAACTGTTTTCCATCGCTGCATGCGGCATTAACCCTGCTTTCCGTCTGGGCTATTGCCGCCAGACGGCAGGGCGTATTGACGGTGGCAAGCCTGGTCTGGGCGCTTGCCATTGGATTTTCGATCCTGCAGCTGCGCAGGCATCTGTTTATCGATCTGCTGGGCGGCGGCATGCTGGCCTGGGGATGCGGCTGGCTGGCGTTACGCCTGGAGAGGCGTCGGACATTACACAGGGAGCGTATTAATGAGTGA
- the dmsD gene encoding Tat proofreading chaperone DmsD, translating to MNSVLHRESFAFSARVLGALFWYAPDSAEAAPLVTALSTTDWAADWPLSSEQLQPVVEILQAPADEPLPEAWQRLFIGPYALPAPPWGSVWLDRESVLFGDSTLALRQWMRDNAITVEAQQNEPEDHFGTLLMLAAWLSENGRDDARDALLAQHLLPWSQRFLSVLEQEAQHPFYSALAQLARLTLESWRTALPVPVAKKPLYR from the coding sequence ATGAATTCTGTTTTACATCGCGAATCTTTCGCTTTTAGCGCCCGGGTTCTGGGCGCCCTGTTCTGGTACGCACCGGATAGCGCCGAGGCGGCACCGCTGGTAACGGCCCTCTCCACTACGGACTGGGCCGCCGACTGGCCTCTTTCATCGGAACAGCTGCAACCTGTGGTTGAGATCCTGCAAGCGCCGGCCGATGAACCGTTACCTGAAGCCTGGCAGCGGCTCTTTATCGGCCCCTATGCGCTACCTGCTCCGCCATGGGGTTCGGTTTGGCTGGATCGTGAATCGGTGCTATTTGGTGACTCGACGCTCGCGCTGCGCCAGTGGATGCGTGATAACGCCATAACCGTTGAGGCTCAGCAAAATGAGCCCGAAGATCATTTCGGTACCCTGTTGATGCTCGCAGCCTGGCTGAGTGAAAACGGGCGTGACGATGCCCGCGATGCGCTACTGGCGCAACATCTGCTGCCCTGGAGTCAGCGTTTTCTCTCCGTGCTGGAACAGGAGGCACAGCATCCATTCTATAGCGCGCTCGCCCAACTGGCCCGACTGACGCTGGAGTCGTGGCGAACGGCGCTGCCCGTCCCGGTCGCGAAAAAACCGCTCTATCGTTGA
- a CDS encoding sterol desaturase family protein — MSDLLVPIIVMLVLVFGEAGILHLTGRQKIDWHDVVFNINSGHIVLWLFRCTEVLCYGLVFSRFSLHLFDSVSPVWLWLFTLLAWDFGFYWLHRLHHTLRPLWAVHVVHHQGEHFNLSLGVRNSWYSSLTGIPFFLVLAVLGVPLSVFLVVSVLHYSVQFFNHNALTPKLSWLEYLFVTPSHHRVHHYKARRFADSNYGGTFIFWDKLFGTFCHVTPPVEPGYGVQGERPSSNPLRESNLPFLRMLGVRKTRVQPPRRFNASATIVIAGALLLFGLVLGYIQLYGYDIERVTTQQTALFLLLAAGSIALGGISDGQRWGVVLWLLVTLGLPLLFIGIWDWRQPYWLGVMAGLVVHAIALLAGQGRRVNEPQREPV; from the coding sequence ATGAGTGATTTACTGGTTCCGATTATTGTTATGCTGGTTCTGGTGTTTGGCGAAGCGGGCATTTTACATCTGACCGGGCGACAAAAAATCGACTGGCACGATGTCGTCTTTAACATCAACTCCGGCCATATCGTCCTGTGGTTGTTCAGATGCACCGAGGTGCTCTGTTACGGGCTGGTCTTCAGCCGCTTCAGTCTGCACCTTTTTGATAGCGTATCACCGGTCTGGCTGTGGTTGTTCACCCTTCTGGCGTGGGATTTCGGTTTTTATTGGCTCCATCGCCTTCACCACACGCTGCGCCCTCTTTGGGCGGTACATGTGGTGCACCATCAGGGCGAGCATTTCAATCTTTCGCTGGGGGTGAGGAACTCATGGTACTCCTCATTAACGGGGATCCCGTTCTTTCTGGTATTAGCGGTGCTTGGCGTCCCGTTAAGCGTTTTTTTAGTCGTCTCCGTGCTGCATTACAGCGTGCAGTTCTTTAACCACAATGCCTTAACACCAAAGTTGAGTTGGCTGGAATATCTGTTTGTTACACCGTCACATCATCGGGTACACCATTACAAGGCGCGCCGCTTTGCCGATTCCAATTACGGCGGTACCTTTATCTTTTGGGACAAGTTATTTGGTACTTTTTGTCACGTCACGCCACCCGTCGAGCCCGGTTACGGTGTGCAGGGTGAACGTCCTTCCTCTAATCCTTTGCGAGAGAGCAATCTGCCTTTCCTGCGCATGCTTGGGGTGCGAAAAACGCGTGTTCAACCGCCCCGGCGGTTTAACGCCTCAGCTACGATCGTGATCGCCGGCGCGCTCTTACTGTTTGGCCTGGTGCTGGGTTATATCCAGCTTTACGGCTACGACATTGAGCGGGTCACCACGCAGCAGACCGCGCTGTTTTTATTACTGGCCGCAGGGTCTATCGCGCTGGGCGGGATCAGCGATGGGCAGCGGTGGGGAGTGGTGCTCTGGCTGCTGGTGACGCTGGGGTTGCCGCTGCTGTTTATCGGCATCTGGGACTGGCGCCAGCCTTACTGGCTGGGGGTGATGGCCGGGCTCGTTGTGCACGCCATTGCGCTGTTGGCGGGTCAAGGGCGCAGGGTGAACGAGCCACAGCGTGAACCTGTTTAA